In Mucilaginibacter auburnensis, the genomic stretch GCCGGCCAAAAAAGCGTTGATACCTTATTAGTTGGCTTAGAGCGAGAAAAAAAGGAAATACTGGATACGCGCGTAAAACTGGAGCGACAGCAAAAACATGTAAACATGCTTTTGTCGGAGAACGAGAAATTGAAAAGTTATCTTGATGAAAATAAAAAGGAGCTGATCCGCAAAGCAAAAGATGAAGCTAAAAATATCATCTTAAACGCTAACAAGCTGGTAGAAAACACCATTTCTGAGATAAAAAGCAGCAATGCTGATAAAGAAACAACCCGGAAACTTCGCGACAACCTGAGCCGTGAGTTAGAAAAGAATGTAGTAAAACCACCGGTGCAAAAACGCGCACCCGAAGATGATAGCGAAATAAACATTGGCGATTGGGTAAAATTAACTGATTCGGAAACTACAGGACAGGTAATGGAAATTGCCAAGGATAACATAATTATTGCCATTGGCGATTTAAGAACGGTAGCCAAGCGTAAGCGTGTACAAAAGGTTTCCAAATCGTCAATACCTAAAGATATCCGCAGGAGTTTTACCAGTGCTACCAATGACTTTGCCGGTTTTAATCCGGAAATTGATGTGCGCGGTATGCGTACTGAGGATGCCATTGCTGCTATAGAACGTTTATTTGACCGGGCGTTAATGATGGGTTATGGCAACTTGAAAATTTTGCATGGTAAAGGCGATGGTATTCTGCGTAAAATGATACGACAGTATCTGAAAAAGTACGACCAGGTAGACAGACTTGAAGACGAACATGCCGACCGGGGAGGGGATGGCATTACTTATGTTTATCTCAAATAGTAATAAAAAAAACGCTACAATTTAATAACCTCGAGTATAAAAGTTGCGTATAACCTAACAATAAAGATTAGTGATTATGCAATTTTCTGACAAAGACTATTATCCAGAAACTCCTCAAAGCGTTAAAATATTGAATTGGGCCGTTGGGTTACTTTTATTTATAGACCTGTTGTGGATGATACTCTAATCCATCATGAGTAAAAGGCTTAGCTGATCAAAATATTTTCGCTGAATTTTTGCGATACAGTTACATTATCGCCTTCATTAATTTTGATCACCAAAGACCCATCATAATCAATTTTTTCTACCACCTTTATCTGCGAGTTAATACCTATTCCTAATTTAACAAGGTATTGCAAAAAGGCAGTACTGGTATCTCTCACAGCGGCAACACGGCAGATTGCGCCTGTTTTTGCATTAGCGAGACTTACTGTATAAGTTTTAGGAAGCTTGCCCGAAGCGGTAGGTATGGGGTCTCCATGAGGATCATATTCCGGGAAGCCAAGAAATTTATCCAGCCTGTCGGCGAGAGTAGCATCGCTGATATGTTCCAGTTCTTCGGCAATATCATGTATCTCATCCCAGTGGTAGCCCAGTTTTTCCAATAAAAATACTTCCCATAAACGATGCTTGCGCATTATCAGGATAGAGTCCTTGAGTCCTTGAGGCGTTAGCCTCACACC encodes the following:
- a CDS encoding metal-dependent transcriptional regulator, with the translated sequence MNTLSEENYLKAILRLSQKSDEKITATAIAEALGNNAASVIDMIKKLSDKSLIEYDKKKGVRLTPQGLKDSILIMRKHRLWEVFLLEKLGYHWDEIHDIAEELEHISDATLADRLDKFLGFPEYDPHGDPIPTASGKLPKTYTVSLANAKTGAICRVAAVRDTSTAFLQYLVKLGIGINSQIKVVEKIDYDGSLVIKINEGDNVTVSQKFSENILIS